A region from the Candidatus Aenigmatarchaeota archaeon genome encodes:
- a CDS encoding glycoside hydrolase family 57 protein produces the protein MSSIVLCFEVHQPFRIKHLSELNRCLDAENFEHFLNDGLNKFIFDRAARKCYLPTTKILLESIDTFKNEKRKFKFSINFSGLWLEQCEKWQPDLLENVKQLAQSGLVEFLGSTYFHSLASLFKSHDEFREQVQMQSQAIQDYFGIKPKNFVNTEMLYNNLIAKTVEDLGFKSIFTEGADRILGWRSPNYVYARGPVCENDKTLDKRIRVLTRNYRLSDDIGYRFYSKEWNEWPLTAEKYSIWLSSTPGQYINLFMDFETFGEHQPEESGIFFFLKALPWKIFDWKNLDFKLPSEIITEFKPVGEIDVHENNTLSWADMERDKSAWLGNSMQQMAFEELEQLESLVKQNGKTYLRFWRLLQQSDHFYYMCTKWWADGDVHRYFSPFSTPHDSFISMISGISDVKFKLGKELGKFEVLNGNRLKKVSRGKGKPHKNKEIEDLMKMKEPVKPKLEEIKPQSEIDFILNEKIAYPSTNIDVGKLERINSKK, from the coding sequence ATGTCTTCAATAGTTTTGTGCTTTGAAGTCCACCAACCGTTCAGGATTAAACATCTTTCTGAATTGAATAGGTGCCTTGATGCTGAAAACTTTGAGCATTTTTTGAATGATGGTTTGAATAAGTTTATTTTTGACAGAGCAGCAAGGAAGTGTTATTTACCAACAACAAAGATACTTTTGGAAAGTATAGATACATTCAAGAATGAAAAAAGGAAGTTTAAATTTTCAATAAATTTTTCTGGTCTTTGGTTGGAGCAATGCGAAAAGTGGCAACCAGATCTCCTTGAAAATGTCAAACAACTTGCCCAATCTGGCTTAGTTGAATTTTTAGGAAGCACTTACTTTCACTCTCTGGCAAGTTTGTTTAAATCGCATGATGAATTTAGAGAACAAGTTCAAATGCAATCACAGGCGATCCAGGATTACTTCGGAATAAAACCAAAAAATTTTGTAAATACCGAGATGTTGTATAATAACTTGATAGCAAAGACTGTGGAGGATCTTGGATTCAAATCAATTTTTACTGAAGGTGCTGATAGAATTTTGGGTTGGAGGTCCCCAAATTATGTGTATGCAAGAGGCCCAGTTTGTGAAAATGACAAAACATTGGATAAAAGAATAAGAGTGCTAACGAGAAACTACAGGTTAAGTGATGATATTGGATATAGGTTCTATTCAAAAGAGTGGAATGAATGGCCGCTTACAGCTGAAAAATATTCTATTTGGCTATCTTCAACGCCCGGTCAGTATATTAATTTGTTCATGGACTTCGAGACATTTGGGGAGCATCAGCCAGAAGAATCTGGAATATTTTTCTTTTTAAAGGCATTGCCATGGAAGATATTTGATTGGAAAAACTTGGATTTCAAATTACCTTCTGAAATAATAACAGAATTCAAACCAGTCGGAGAAATAGATGTCCATGAAAATAACACCCTGTCATGGGCAGATATGGAAAGAGATAAATCAGCTTGGTTAGGAAATTCAATGCAACAAATGGCCTTTGAAGAACTAGAGCAGCTTGAGAGTTTGGTAAAACAAAATGGCAAGACTTATCTTAGATTCTGGAGACTTTTACAGCAGAGCGATCACTTTTATTATATGTGCACAAAATGGTGGGCAGATGGGGATGTTCACAGATATTTCTCTCCATTTTCTACACCACATGACAGCTTCATCAGCATGATATCTGGAATTTCAGATGTTAAATTCAAGCTGGGGAAAGAATTGGGAAAGTTTGAAGTGTTGAATGGTAATAGATTGAAAAAAGTTTCTAGAGGCAAAGGAAAACCACATAAAAATAAAGAGATTGAAGATCTCATGAAAATGAAAGAGCCTGTTAAACCTAAATTGGAAGAAATTAAA